In one window of Mus pahari chromosome 3, PAHARI_EIJ_v1.1, whole genome shotgun sequence DNA:
- the Dcaf17 gene encoding DDB1- and CUL4-associated factor 17 isoform X2, whose protein sequence is MGRTQKANVCCRLSRRALGFYARDAGVVQRTNLGILRALVCQESTKFKNVWTTHSKSPIAYERGRIYFDNYRCCVSSVASEPRKLYEMPKCPKSEKIEDALLWECPVGDILPDPSDYRSSLIALTAHNWLLRISATTGEVLEKIYLASYCKFRYLSWDTPQEVIAVKSAQNKGSAAARQAGTSPPVLLYLAVFRVLPFSLVGILEINKKVFENVTDATLSHGILIVMYSSGLVRLYSFQAIIEQTHHLHSLKFHPWRMHSRLEAILGTTSSHLTRRNRKEFSIFVP, encoded by the exons ATGGGCCGGACCCAGAAGGCCAATGTGTGCTGCAGGCTGAGTCGCCGGGCTCTGGGCTTCTACGCACGCGACGCGGGCGTGGTGCAGAGGACGAACCTGGGCATCCTGCGGGCGCTGGTGTGCCAG GAGAGTACTAAATTTAAGAATGTTTGGACAACTCATTCCAAGTCACCTATAGCCTATGAGAGAGGAAGAATATATTTTGACAATTACCGGTGCTGTGTCAGCAG tGTTGCATCAGAGCCAAGAAAACTTTATGAAATGCCAAAATGTCCCAAATCAGAAAAAATTGAGGATGCTTTATTATGGGAATGCCCAGTG ggAGACATACTTCCTGACCCGTCAGACTATAGATCCTCACTCATAGCCCTGACTGCTCATAATTGGCTGCTTCGTATATCCGCAACTACAGGGGAAGTCCTGGAGAAAATATACCTTGCTTCCTACTGTAAATTCAG GTACCTGAGCTGGGACACTCCTCAGGAGGTCATCGCAGTGAAGTCAGCTCAGAACAAAGGCTCCGCAGCAGCTCGCCAG GCAGGCACTTCACCACCTGTGTTGTTGTACCTCGCAGTGTTCCGGGTTCTGCCCTTTTCACTTGTAGGAATTCTAGAGATCAACAAAAAG GTTTTCGAGAATGTCACAGATGCTACCTTGTCACATGGAATCCTGATTGTGATGTACAGCTCGGGACTAGTCAGGCTCTACAGCTTCCAAGCCATCATCGAACAG ACTCACCACCTCCACTCTTTGAAGTTTCATCCCTGGAGAATGCATTCCAGATTGGAGGCCATCCTTGGCACTACATCATCACACCtaacaagaagaaacagaaaggagttTTCCATATTCGTGCCCTAA